In Musa acuminata AAA Group cultivar baxijiao chromosome BXJ2-3, Cavendish_Baxijiao_AAA, whole genome shotgun sequence, the following proteins share a genomic window:
- the LOC103980064 gene encoding heparanase-like protein 2: MATADLVLSLLVLLLLLFSSLPSSIVAKDDPLHVTVSVQADYVVARTDGNFICATVDWWPPEKCDFGDCSWGNTSIKNLDLSNKILRNAITAFGTMRVRLGGTLQDQVKYTSKPCHEFKAADGDSNYEFVDGCISLNRWDKIHEFFNTTGAFITFGINALHGRVKGHDGVYTGPWDPENARFFIRHIVQNKQYVDSWEFGNELCGNGGKSNFLVDGNQYGLDLIAFKAMLIDEYAKFGGPPKVAAPGGFYVEDWYKNMLSTSGYGVVDIVTHHVYNLGSGGDGNLVDKVTDPKVLDNIVRTYNEVVGTIKSAGPWSSAWVGESGGAHSSGGKGLSNTFANSFWYLDQLGMVSRHHHKVFCRQTLIGGNYGLLDHDTFVPNPDYYSALLWHRLMGTGVLEASHDGHAHLRSYAHCSKNTPGGVTLLLINLSDSITFEIEINGGTKSYEREIRSRPLAKDDKDQSKRETFHLTPKDGDIQSTVMLLNGKELMLDGKNSIPALDPMVVEASDPLRIAPRSIAFVKLKDFNAAACR; encoded by the exons ATGGCCACCGCCGACTTGGTCCTTtctctcctcgtcctcctcctcctcctcttctccagcTTACCTTCGAGCATCGTTGCAAAGGATGACCCGCTGCACGTAACCGTCAGCGTCCAGGCCGATTACGTCGTCGCCAGAACAGATGGCAACTTCATCTGCGCCACCGTCGACTGGTGGCCGCCCGAGAAGTGTGACTTCGGCGATTGCTCCTGGGGAAATACCTCCATCAAAAATTTG GATCTGAGCAACAAAATCCTTCGTAATGCAATCACGG CCTTTGGTACGATGAGAGTTCGACTCGGAGGGACGTTGCAGGACCAAGTGAAGTACACGAGCAAACCATGCCACGAATTCAAAGCTGCCGACGGCGACTCCAATTACGAGTTCGTAGATGGCTGCATCAGCTTGAACAGATGGGACAAGATCCATGAGTTCTTCAACACTACTGG GGCCTTCATAACCTTCGGAATCAATGCCCTTCATGGGAGGGTTAAAGGGCATGATGGTGTGTATACAGGTCCATGGGACCCCGAGAATGCTCGTTTCTTCATCCGACACATCGTCCAGAACAAACAATACGTCGATTCATGGGAGTTTG GCAACGAGCTGTGCGGAAATGGCGGCAAATCCAACTTCCTCGTGGACGGCAACCAGTACGGGTTGGACCTGATCGCCTTCAAGGCGATGCTCATCGATGAGTACGCTAAATTCGGAGGTCCACCGAAGGTCGCGGCGCCGGGTGGGTTCTACGTCGAGGACTGGTACAAGAACATGCTGTCCACCTCGGGCTACGGCGTCGTCGACATCGTCACGCATCACGTCTACAACCTCGGCTCAG GTGGTGATGGGAACCTAGTCGACAAGGTCACCGATCCCAAAGTGCTGGACAATATTGTCCGTACGTACAACGAGGTCGTGGGTACCATCAAGAGCGCCGGCCCTTGGAGCTCTGCCTGGGTGGGAGAATCCGGTGGCGCTCACAGTAGCGGCGGCAAGGGGCTGTCGAACACCTTTGCGAATAGTTTCTG GTACTTGGATCAGCTTGGGATGGTGTCCAGGCATCATCACAAGGTCTTCTGCCGGCAAACCTTGATCGGAGGCAACTACGGCCTCCTCGACCACGACACCTTCGTGCCAAACCCCGACTACTACAG CGCTCTGTTGTGGCATCGATTGATGGGGACTGGCGTTCTGGAAGCGTCGCATGATGGCCACGCACACCTTCGATCCTACGCACATTGCTCCAAGAACACA CCTGGTGGTGTTACCTTACTGCTGATCAACCTCTCGGACTCGATCACGTTCGAGATTGAGATTAATGGCGGCACCAAATCGTACGAACGTGAGATCAGGTCTCGTCCGTTGGCCAAAGACGACAAGGATCAAAGCAAGAGGGAGACGTTCCATCTCACACCCAAAGATGGCGATATCCAGAGCACTGTGATGCTTCTCAATGGAAAGGAACTGATGCTCGACGGCAAGAACAGCATTCCTGCTTTGGATCCCATGGTCGTCGAAGCTTCTGATCCTCTTCGCATTGCTCCTCGCTCGATTGCCTTCGTCAAGCTCAAGGACTTCAATGCCGCTGCTTGCAGATAG
- the LOC135608488 gene encoding UDP-glucose 6-dehydrogenase 4-like, translated as MVKICCIGAGYVGGPTMAVIALKCPSIEVVVVDISATRIAAWNSDQLPIYEPGLEDVVKQCRGRNLFFSTEVEKHVCEADIIFVSVNTPTKTRGLGAGKAADLTYWESAARMIADVSKSDKIVVEKSTVPVKTAEAIEKILTHNSKGISYQILSNPEFLAEGTAIQDLFNPDRVLIGGRETPEGRKAVQALKEVYANWVPEDRIITTNLWSAELSKLAANAILAQRISSVNAISALCEATGANVSEVAYAVGKDSRIGPKFLNASVGFGGSCFQKDILNLVYICECNGLPEVATYWKQVIKINDYQKSRFVNRVVSSMFNTVSGKKIAVLGFAFKKDTGDTRETPAIDVCKGLLGDKAKISIYDPQVSADQIRRDLAMNKFDWDHPIHLQPTSPTAVKEVTVTWDAYEATKGAHGVCILTEWDEFKRLDYAKIYENMQKPAFIFDGRNVVDPEKLREIGFIVYSIGKPLDQWLKDMPAVV; from the coding sequence ATGGTGAAGATCTGCTGCATTGGGGCTGGGTATGTCGGTGGCCCGACCATGGCCGTCATTGCCTTGAAATGCCCATCCATTGAGGTGGTCGTTGTGGACATCTCTGCCACTCGCATTGCGGCATGGAACAGCGATCAACTCCCAATCTATGAACCAGGGCTTGAAGACGTGGTTAAGCAGTGCCGAGGGAGGAACCTCTTCTTCAGTACTGAAGTAGAAAAGCATGTCTGTGAAGCTGATATCATCTTTGTCTCGGTGAACACGCCAACCAAAACCCGTGGCCTTGGTGCAGGTAAGGCAGCTGATCTTACCTACTGGGAGAGTGCAGCTCGCATGATCGCTGATGTATCCAAATCTGACAAAATTGTGGTTGAGAAGTCCACTGTCCCTGTAAAGACCGCCGAGGCAATCGAAAAGATCTTAACCCACAACAGCAAAGGCATCAGCTACCAGATCCTCTCCAACCCAGAGTTTCTTGCAGAGGGTACAGCAATTCAGGACTTGTTCAACCCTGATCGAGTGCTTATAGGTGGTCGGGAGACCCCAGAGGGTCGGAAGGCTGTCCAAGCACTGAAAGAGGTCTATGCCAATTGGGTTCCTGAGGATAGAATCATCACAACCAATCTATGGTCTGCTGAGCTATCCAAGCTTGCTGCTAATGCCATCTTGGCTCAAAGGATCTCGTCGGTGAATGCCATTTCAGCGCTCTGTGAGGCCACGGGTGCCAATGTGTCTGAGGTCGCCTATGCTGTTGGAAAAGACTCCAGGATCGGGCCTAAGTTCTTGAATGCGAGTGTGGGGTTTGGTGGCTCCTGCTTCCAAAAGGACATCCTTAACCTGGTCTACATCTGCGAGTGCAATGGTCTTCCAGAGGTGGCCACTTACTGGAAGCAAGTTATCAAGATCAATGACTACCAGAAAAGCAGGTTCGTGAACCGGGTGGTTTCTTCCATGTTCAACACTGTTTCTGGAAAGAAGATTGCTGTGCTTGGGTTTGCATTCAAGAAGGACACAGGTGACACGAGGGAGACTCCAGCCATCGATGTTTGCAAGGGTCTTTTGGGCGACAAGGCCAAGATTAGTATCTATGATCCCCAAGTGTCTGCAGACCAGATCCGGCGTGATCTTGCGATGAACAAGTTCGACTGGGATCACCCCATCCACCTCCAGCCGACGAGCCCAACAGCTGTGAAGGAGGTTACTGTGACCTGGGATGCATACGAGGCCACCAAGGGGGCACATGGTGTTTGCATCCTGACCGAGTGGGATGAGTTTAAAAGGCTGGACTATGCAAAGATCTATGAGAATATGCAGAAGCCTGCTTTTATCTTTGATGGGCGCAATGTCGTGGACCCTGAGAAGCTAAGGGAGATTGGCTTCATCGTTTACTCGATTGGGAAGCCATTGGATCAATGGCTTAAGGACATGCCTGCTGTCGTCTAG
- the LOC135606613 gene encoding microtubule-destabilizing protein 60-like — translation MATPLKKTLPSRSPTSEILKVSENFDPNVPISPPFSSKKPIKSPAILSAQLKKANPKTPGRIFVPPPPPERAGKFIVAKKSSGRAGKGLDFEKCRKEAYEALRASQEEFFRRGCSSGAAWVADSAPGEADRSKDGSEKDGTNETGEIVSSGAQELEGDSEVTKIRTLVMEKAMSSMPEPGSGRVKHLVKAFESLLSIPKDDEGENFDEERKPSNWTLLGLQQSAKVVEAGPSSTSFFSSAEFFPSREFERGLRLYSSIECHSDRSSWGSRTSGRGRNKRNSSESLRRSWNKMLKVTIQHPFKLRTEQRGRIKEEQFIKKVKDMLMVEEKQRIPIAQGLPWTTDEPEHLVKPTVKESTEPIDILLHSDVRAAERAEFDQFVTERINFAEQLRSEREMQQKLEEEEEIRRLRRELVPKAQPMPYFDRPFVPKKSERPQTIAKEPRFHIRPRKSSCASMLQR, via the exons ATGGCGACTCCCTTGAAGAAGACGTTGCCATCTCGATCTCCGACCTCGGAGATTCTGAAGGTTTCCGAGAATTTCGATCCCAACGTTCCGATTTCGCCTCCTTTTTCTTCTAAGAAACCGATCAAATCTCCGGCGATCCTGTCGGCGCAGTTGAAGAAGGCCAACCCCAAAACCCCTGGTCGGATCTTCGTGCCGCCGCCCCCGCCAGAGCGGGCCGGGAAGTTCATCGTCGCCAAGAAGAGCTCCGGGAGGGCGGGGAAGGGCCTCGATTTTGAGAAGTGCCGGAAAGAAGCCTACGAGGCCCTCCGTGCATCGCAGGAAGAGTTCTTCAGGAGAGGTTGCTCCTCTGGAGCCGCCTGGGTTGCGGACTCGGCACCTGGTGAAGCTGACAGGTCCAAAGATGGATCTGAGAAGGATGGGACGAATGAGACGGGGGAGATCGTGAGTTCGGGGGCTCAAGAGCTGGAGGGAGATTCCGAGGTGACAAAGATAAGGACCTTGGTGATGGAGAAGGCGATGAGCAGTATGCCTGAACCGGGATCTGGCCGCGTTAAGCATTTGGTCAAGGCATTCGAGAGCCTCCTTTCCATTCCGAAGGATGATGAGGGCGAAAATTTTGACGAAGAAAGGAAGCCTTCGAACTGGACATTGCTGGGATTACAGCAATCTGCCAAGGTCGTGGAGGCTGGACCTTCTTCTACATCCTTTTTCTCTTCGGCAGAGTTCTTCCCTTCCAGAGAATTTGAAAGGGGCTTGAGGTTGTATTCTTCGATAGAGTGTCACAGTGACAG GTCGAGTTGGGGGAGCAGGACATCTGGTAGAGGAAGAAACAAACGCAAT AGCTCTGAATCTTTGAGAAGGAGCTGGAATAAGATGCTTAAAGTGACAATCCAGCATCCATTCAAATTGAGGACTGAG CAAAGAGGAAGGATTAAGGAAGAACAGTTTATCAAGAAAGTGAAAGATATGCTGATGGTGGAGGAGAAGCAACGCATACCTATTGCTCAAGGCCTTCCATGGACCACAGATGAACCTGAG CATTTGGTCAAGCCCACTGTGAAGGAAAGCACTGAGCCAATAGACATTTTGTTGCATAGCGATGTCCGTGCAGCAGAAAGGGCTGAGTTTGATCAATTT GTCACAGAGCGGATAAACTTTGCTGAACAATTAAGATCGGAAAGAGAGATGCAGCAAAAG ttggaagaagaagaagaaatacggAGACTCAGAAGAGAGCTTGTGCCTAAAGCTCAGCCTATGCCATATTTCGATCGACCCTTTGTTCCTAAGAA GTCAGAAAGGCCTCAAACAATCGCGAAGGAGCCAAGATTCCATATTCGCCCAAGAAAATCTTCatg TGCTTCAATGTTGCAAAGATGA
- the LOC135608489 gene encoding biotin carboxyl carrier protein of acetyl-CoA carboxylase 1, chloroplastic-like, with the protein MASISVPCPKCSVIPRNWATKSSSLASFSNPPPSSVSGSAWLPSSKDSTSRHYPILKSHFQEVTVETSSNSSPIAWTKSETLPIKIKDAGVVKESGGQNEVTDSTISTFMAEVSSLVKLVDSKDITELHLKKDGCELLIKKHEALPQPPVAASPVIMHYPQAMLPPQPTNPQAVPPAQVNSAPALPPPSATAGSKSSIPPLKCPMAGTFYRCPAPGEPPFIKVGDKVQKGQVVCIIEAMKLMNEIESDQSGTVVEISAEDGKPVSVDSPLLVIQP; encoded by the exons ATGGCGTCCATCTCTGTTCCGTGCCCTAAGTGCTCTGTGATCCCTCGGAATTGGGCTACTAAGTCGAGCTCCTTGGCCTCGTTTTCGAATCCGCCGCCCTCTTCGGTCTCGGGATCTGCCTGGCTTCCTTCGTCGAAG GATTCTACAAGTAGACATTATCCCATTTTAAAGTCTCATTTTCAGGAG GTAACTGTTGAAACTTCATCAAATTCTTCACCTATAGCATGGACAAAGTCAGAGACTTTACCTATAAAGATTAAAGATGCTGGTGTCGTCAAGGAATCTGGTGGTCAAAATGAAGTAACAGATTCAACCATATCTACATTCATGGCTGAAGTTTCAAGTCTTGTTAA GCTTGTGGACTCGAAAGATATAACAGAACTGCATTTAAAGAAGGACGGATGTGAGCTCCTAATAAAAAAACACGAGGCTTTACCTCAGCCACCGGTTGCTGCTTCTCCTGTGATAATGCACTATCCGCAGGCTATGCTTCCACCCCAACCTACCAATCCTCAAGCTGTCCCTCCTGCACAAGTTAATTCAGCGCCAGCTCTTCCGCCGCCTTCAGCAACAGCCGGAAGCAAGTCATCGATTCCACCTCTGAAATGTCCCATGGCAGGCACATTTTATAGATGCCCAGCTCCCGGGGAGCCTCCATTCATTAAG GTTGGTGACAAGGTCCAAAAAGGGCAGGTTGTTTGCATCATCGAGGCTATGAAATTGATGAATGAAATTGAG TCTGATCAATCTGGAACAGTGGTGGAGATTAGTGCTGAAGATGGAAAACCAGTCAGTGTTGACTCG CCTTTGCTAGTAATTCAGCCTTGA
- the LOC135608491 gene encoding ribosome biogenesis protein WDR12 homolog isoform X1, whose protein sequence is MDFGVAGGAGGSEEAARRVRVRFTTKLGPPLRVPSAPLAVPSNLTRMGLSEIVNLLLENASAEHETQPFDFLIDGELVRLPLEEFLLAKGISAEKVLEIEYIKAVAPRKQQDPRLHDDWVSSVDGSNPSYILTGCYDGIARLWKGGAACTHVLVGHSGAITSAHIINGKAFATDESENRFHIATGSKDRTLRLWKFDDAEHLEHPVNIREYKILQGHTSSVQSISSDPSGDMICSGSWDSSIKLWDVKNTEAQGDTVSIKKRKLVSDTENHVESQLEGVAASTLVGHSQSVSSIVWPERKTIYSASWDHSVRQWDVQTGQETWNMACGKVLNCLDIGGESSALIAAGGSDPILRIWDPRKPGTLAPVFQFSSHSSWISACKWHCKSWFHLLSASYDGKVMLWDLRTAWPLAIIDSHKEKVLCADWWKNDSVISGGADSKLLICSGVSIQ, encoded by the exons ATGGACTTCGGCGTAGCTGGCGGCGCGGGTGGTAGCGAGGAGGCCGCGCGGCGAGTCCGCGTGCGGTTCACCACCAAGCTCGGGCCGCCGCTCCGAGTCCCCTCCGCCCCCCTCGCCGTCCCCTCCAACCTCACCCGCATGGGCCTCTCCGAGATCGTCAACCTACTCCTCGAGAACG CTAGCGCCGAGCACGAGACGCAGCCGTTCGACTTCTTGATCGACGGCGAGCTCGTCCGCCTGCCCCTCGAGGAGTTCCTGCTTGCCAAAGGAATCTCCGCG GAGAAAGTGCTTGAAATCGAGTACAtaaaggcggtggcaccgcggaAGCAGCAGGATCCTCGCTTGCATGATGATTGGGTTAGTTCGGTGGACGGTTCTAATCCAAG TTATATTTTAACGGGTTGTTATGATGGCATTGCAAG GCTATGGAAAGGTGGTGCTGCATGTACACATGTATTAGTAGGGCATAGTGGTGCAATTACTTCTGctcacatcatcaatggaaaag CTTTTGCAACAGATGAAAGTGAAAACAGGTTCCATATTGCCACTGGTTCAAAAGATCGGACATTGAGGCTTTGGAAG TTTGATGATGCTGAACATTTGGAGCATCCAGTGAATATCAGAGAATATAAAATTCTTCAAGGGCACACATCATCTGTTCAGAGCATCTCCTCGGACCCTTCTGGAGATATG ATTTGTTCAGGTTCCTGGGACAGCTCTATTAAGTTGTGGGATGTGAAGAACACCGAAGCGCAAGGTGACACTGTGTCAATAAAGAAGAGGAAATTGGTCTCTGACACAGAAAATCATGTAGAGTCACAGTTGGAG GGGGTGGCTGCCTCAACGCTCGTAGGGCATTCACAGTCTGTATCTTCCATTGTTTGGCCAGAACGCAAAACTATATATTCTGCCTCATGGGATCATTCTGTCCGACAATGGGATGTTCAAACAGGCCAAGAGACGTGGAATATG GCATGCGGGAAAGTTTTGAATTGCCTTGACATTGGTGGAGAGAGTTCTGCACTTATTGCTGCAGGAGGCTCTGACCCTATCCTAAGGATTTGGGACCCTCGCAAACCAG GAACACTGGCTCCCGTTTTTCAGTTTTCATCCCATTCATCTTGGATATCTGCTTGCAAATGGCATTGCAAGTCATGGTTTCATCTGTTATCAGCATCTTATGATGGGAAGGTGATGTTATGGGACCTGAGAACAGCG TGGCCTTTGGCAATAATTGATTCACACAAAGAGAAG GTACTATGCGCCGATTGGTGGAAGAATGACAGTGTTATTAGTGGAGGAGCTGATTCGAAGTTGCTTATATGTTCTGGAGTGTCAATCCAATAA
- the LOC135608491 gene encoding ribosome biogenesis protein WDR12 homolog isoform X2 — protein sequence MDFGVAGGAGGSEEAARRVRVRFTTKLGPPLRVPSAPLAVPSNLTRMGLSEIVNLLLENASAEHETQPFDFLIDGELVRLPLEEFLLAKGISAEKVLEIEYIKAVAPRKQQDPRLHDDWVSSVDGSNPSYILTGCYDGIARLWKGGAACTHVLVGHSGAITSAHIINGKDESENRFHIATGSKDRTLRLWKFDDAEHLEHPVNIREYKILQGHTSSVQSISSDPSGDMICSGSWDSSIKLWDVKNTEAQGDTVSIKKRKLVSDTENHVESQLEGVAASTLVGHSQSVSSIVWPERKTIYSASWDHSVRQWDVQTGQETWNMACGKVLNCLDIGGESSALIAAGGSDPILRIWDPRKPGTLAPVFQFSSHSSWISACKWHCKSWFHLLSASYDGKVMLWDLRTAWPLAIIDSHKEKVLCADWWKNDSVISGGADSKLLICSGVSIQ from the exons ATGGACTTCGGCGTAGCTGGCGGCGCGGGTGGTAGCGAGGAGGCCGCGCGGCGAGTCCGCGTGCGGTTCACCACCAAGCTCGGGCCGCCGCTCCGAGTCCCCTCCGCCCCCCTCGCCGTCCCCTCCAACCTCACCCGCATGGGCCTCTCCGAGATCGTCAACCTACTCCTCGAGAACG CTAGCGCCGAGCACGAGACGCAGCCGTTCGACTTCTTGATCGACGGCGAGCTCGTCCGCCTGCCCCTCGAGGAGTTCCTGCTTGCCAAAGGAATCTCCGCG GAGAAAGTGCTTGAAATCGAGTACAtaaaggcggtggcaccgcggaAGCAGCAGGATCCTCGCTTGCATGATGATTGGGTTAGTTCGGTGGACGGTTCTAATCCAAG TTATATTTTAACGGGTTGTTATGATGGCATTGCAAG GCTATGGAAAGGTGGTGCTGCATGTACACATGTATTAGTAGGGCATAGTGGTGCAATTACTTCTGctcacatcatcaatggaaaag ATGAAAGTGAAAACAGGTTCCATATTGCCACTGGTTCAAAAGATCGGACATTGAGGCTTTGGAAG TTTGATGATGCTGAACATTTGGAGCATCCAGTGAATATCAGAGAATATAAAATTCTTCAAGGGCACACATCATCTGTTCAGAGCATCTCCTCGGACCCTTCTGGAGATATG ATTTGTTCAGGTTCCTGGGACAGCTCTATTAAGTTGTGGGATGTGAAGAACACCGAAGCGCAAGGTGACACTGTGTCAATAAAGAAGAGGAAATTGGTCTCTGACACAGAAAATCATGTAGAGTCACAGTTGGAG GGGGTGGCTGCCTCAACGCTCGTAGGGCATTCACAGTCTGTATCTTCCATTGTTTGGCCAGAACGCAAAACTATATATTCTGCCTCATGGGATCATTCTGTCCGACAATGGGATGTTCAAACAGGCCAAGAGACGTGGAATATG GCATGCGGGAAAGTTTTGAATTGCCTTGACATTGGTGGAGAGAGTTCTGCACTTATTGCTGCAGGAGGCTCTGACCCTATCCTAAGGATTTGGGACCCTCGCAAACCAG GAACACTGGCTCCCGTTTTTCAGTTTTCATCCCATTCATCTTGGATATCTGCTTGCAAATGGCATTGCAAGTCATGGTTTCATCTGTTATCAGCATCTTATGATGGGAAGGTGATGTTATGGGACCTGAGAACAGCG TGGCCTTTGGCAATAATTGATTCACACAAAGAGAAG GTACTATGCGCCGATTGGTGGAAGAATGACAGTGTTATTAGTGGAGGAGCTGATTCGAAGTTGCTTATATGTTCTGGAGTGTCAATCCAATAA
- the LOC135608490 gene encoding flavonoid 3'-monooxygenase CYP75B137-like, giving the protein MDLILLGLFTLGLSSLILFFLHLKQSRRKPLPPGPRGWPILGNLPQLGPKPHHTLHALAKVHGPLFRLRFGSVDVVVAASAAVASQLLRAHDAIFCDRPPNSGAEHVAYNYQDLVFAPYGPRWRMLRKLCSVHLFSAKALDDLRWVRQGEVGLLVHALRACGDAPVNLGYAVNVCATNALARATMGRPVFEEDGSREGAGEFKEMVVELMRLAGEFNVGDFVPWLNWLDPQGVVARMKRLHRRYDEFLDGIIAEHRRRAEAAEGEADPSDRGRDLLSVLIALTERPDGEGEGDGGKLTDTNIKALLLNLFTAGTDTSSSTVEWALAELIRHPDVLKQAQRELDSVVGRSRLVTESDLPNLRFLQAVIKETFRLHPSTPLSLPRVASEACEVGGYQIPRGATLLVNIWAITHDPASWPNPLEFNPARFLPGGGHESVDLRGQDFELIPFGAGRRICAGMSLGIRMVQFMTATLVHAFDWSLPEGQKPEKLDMEEAYGLTLQRAVPLMVHPRPRLTSAAYEAGC; this is encoded by the exons ATGGATCTTATTCTACTTGGCCTCTTCACCCTCGGCCTCTCATCCctaatcctcttcttcctccacctcAAGCAGTCGAGGAGGAAGCCCCTGCCGCCCGGTCCCCGCGGCTGGCCGATCCTCGGCAACCTGCCCCAGCTGGGCCCGAAGCCTCACCACACGCTGCACGCGCTGGCCAAGGTCCACGGCCCGCTCTTCCGCCTCCGCTTCGGCTCCGTGGACGTcgtcgtcgccgcctccgcggccgTCGCTTCCCAGCTGCTCCGCGCGCACGACGCCATCTTCTGTGACCGGCCGCCCAACTCCGGCGCCGAGCACGTCGCCTACAACTACCAGGACCTCGTGTTCGCGCCATACGGCCCCCGCTGGCGTATGCTCCGCAAGCTCTGCTCCGTCCACCTCTTCAGCGCCAAGGCGCTCGACGACCTCCGGTGGGTACGGCAGGGCGAGGTGGGGCTCCTGGTGCACGCGCTCCGCGCGTGCGGCGATGCGCCGGTCAACCTGGGCTACGCCGTGAACGTCTGCGCCACCAACGCGCTGGCCAGGGCCACCATGGGGCGGCCGGTGTTCGAGGAGGACGGTAGCCGGGAGGGCGCCGGGGAGTTCAAGGAGATGGTGGTGGAGCTGATGAGGCTGGCGGGGGAGTTCAACGTCGGCGACTTCGTCCCGTGGCTGAACTGGCTCGACCCCCAGGGGGTGGTAGCCAGGATGAAGAGGCTGCACCGCAGGTACGACGAGTTCCTCGACGGGATCATCGCGGAGCACCGCCGCCGCGCGGAGGCTGCCGAGGGGGAGGCCGACCCGAGCGACCGCGGAAGGGACCTGCTGAGCGTGTTGATAGCGCTGACCGAGAGGCCGGACGGCGAAGGCGAAGGCGATGGCGGAAAGCTCACCGACACAAACATTAAGGCCCTGCTATTG AACCTGTTCACAGCGGGGACGGACACGTCATCGAGCACGGTGGAGTGGGCGTTGGCGGAGCTCATCCGGCACCCGGACGTCCTCAAGCAAGCCCAGCGGGAGCTCGACTCGGTGGTCGGCCGATCCCGGCTCGTCACCGAGTCCGACCTCCCCAACCTGCGCTTCCTGCAAGCCGTCATCAAGGAGACGTTCCGGCTCCACCCGTCCACGCCGCTGTCCCTCCCGCGCGTGGCGTCGGAGGCGTGCGAGGTGGGCGGCTACCAGATTCCCCGGGGCGCGACGCTGCTCGTCAACATCTGGGCCATCACCCACGACCCGGCGTCGTGGCCGAACCCGCTCGAGTTCAACCCGGCCAGGTTCCTCCCCGGCGGCGGGCACGAGAGCGTCGACCTCAGGGGGCAAGACTTCGAGCTCATCCCCTTCGGAGCCGGGCGGAGGATCTGCGCCGGGATGAGCCTGGGGATCAGGATGGTGCAGTTCATGACGGCCACCCTGGTGCACGCCTTTGACTGGAGTCTGCCGGAGGGGCAGAAGCCGGAGAAGCTCGACATGGAGGAAGCCTATGGGCTGACGCTGCAGCGGGCCGTGCCTTTGATGGTGCATCCTCGTCCCAGGCTGACCTCTGCGGCGTACGAGGCCGGTTGTTGA